GCGTTAATAGTCGCCCCCTCGGCCACCTCCTCAACTACCTCTAAGCCGCTCATGCGCTTGACGAAGTTGTCGATCTCCTTAAGCTGCTCGTAGGTGAGCCTATCGACGGACCTGACCTTAATTATGTCGTAGCCGTCTAGGTAGGCCGCCACGATCTTCCTAAAGAGCAGGCTGGCCTTCTCGTTGGGCGAGGTGGTTATGGCGAGCTCCTTCCTACCGGCGAGAGGCTTACTCGGGTATATGACTAGGGAGCCGTCGCTCTGCTCCAGCATATATAGCTGGCTGCTCGGCCTCAATCCTACTCGCTGAGCCCACGCCTTAGGTAGAGAGACTGTGTACGTGGCCCTGCCTACGAGCTGGACCTTCCTAGCCTCCATAAAGCAACCTTCAGTTATTTACCTCCAGCCAGTAGTATTTATCCCTACTACTCCCCCCGCCGCTTTCTAGAGCGAGGCGGGGCGCTTAACGCATTTAAGGCTAGGGGCTGCTCAATCTTACGGTGGCTAAGCTTGAGTGAGGAGGTCAAGAAGAAGGTCCTAGAGGCCTTAAAGAGCGAGGCTAAGGGGGCGGCTGCCTTGACAATCTCTAGGAGGGTCGGGCTGCCGCTCATGGACACGCTCAGGATCCTAGAGGAGATGGTGAGGGAGGGGATAGTGGAGAGGAGGGGCAAGGCCTACAGGCTGATAAGGGCCTAGGCCTCAGCTACCTAGGCGTCCCCCAAGGAAGGGGCTATGCCAGCGGCGTGCGGAATTTCGTGCGAGGTATGTGGATGCTTGAGCAAGGGGCTTTGCTTAACTAACGGCTGCGCCCCTGGAAGCAAGGCGCAAGCAAAGCTTGAAGCACAGCGCGCAGCTCTTAAGACGACCTGCCCGATCCTAGAGTGCGCCTTTAAGCACGGCATCGACTACTGTTCAAGGGACTGCCCACGCTTCCCGTGCGAAATATACTATGAGACGCAGGTACCCTACAGCTCGCGCTTCCTAGACTTAATGCGGGAAGCGATGCGTAGAGCCCCTTGAGCTGGGCCCTCGAACGGCCTCGCGAGGCCTGGGGGCCGAGGCTGAAAGATAGCCGGGCCAGGATTCGAACCTGGGTCTGCGGGGCCAAAGCCCGCTATGCTTGGCCGCTACACCACCCGGCTTCGCCTCTATAAGCCCTGGGAGGGGGGTTTAAAGCTAGCGCAAGGACTCACGTACGCGATCTAGTATCGCCTGCAGTATAGACTCCTTGCCAGGGTAGTCGGAGGGGGGCATGTAGTAGACGCTTACGTTCAGGCCCTTGGCCGTCTTCAGCAACGTAGCCTCCTCGCTGAGCGTCTTATCGCCAGTTACGAATACCGTGGCGGCGAAGCGCCTACTAAGGGACTCTAGTAGCCTTAGCACGTCGTAGTCGTCGGCCGCTGGGTGGCGGTACGTTCTAGCCCCGACCTTAATAGGCTCCGCTAAGCCTACTCCACCTACTTCGTGAATCTCGACCCCGGGGGGGACGTACCTCTCGAGAGTGGGAGAGTACCCTCTGTGAGTCTGATCGAGGACTAGCGCTAAGGACGAGGGCGCCTCGGAGGGCTGGGCCTTCGGCCTAACCTCAATTAGTACTTCGTAGTCGCCGCAATCTATCCTAACCCGCCTAGCTCTGCTAGGCTCAGCCTTTACGTCTACGTCTTGGTGAGCCTCTCCCACGGGCACCTAGACTCGCGAGGCTCTTGTAAGCTTTTCTAAGCCCTGAGGTCGCTAAGGGCTAGCGCTACGTCGAGCCCACCCTAAGCCAAGGGGGACGGCGTTACGGCGCTGGCTCGTTCTTCTTAGCCAGTAGGTCCTTGAGCC
The window above is part of the Candidatus Nezhaarchaeota archaeon genome. Proteins encoded here:
- a CDS encoding helix-turn-helix domain-containing protein, whose amino-acid sequence is MSEEVKKKVLEALKSEAKGAAALTISRRVGLPLMDTLRILEEMVREGIVERRGKAYRLIRA